Part of the Oncorhynchus nerka isolate Pitt River linkage group LG14, Oner_Uvic_2.0, whole genome shotgun sequence genome is shown below.
acaacgatgagacagcctattagggaggagttcagagacctggcattgcggtgccagaacaacaacctctcaatgtgagcaagacaaaggagctgaacgtggactataggaaaaggagggccgagcaggCCCCCGATAACATCGACGggactgaagtggagcgggtcgagagtttcaagttccttggtgtccacatcaccaacaaactatcaaacacaccaagacaattgtgaagagggcacaacaacaccttttcggcatgggtccccagatcctcaataagttctatagctgcaccatcgggctgcaggtagcctagtggttagagcgttggacttgtaactgaaaggttgcacgATCAAATCCCGaggtgacaaggtaaaaatctgtcaatatgcccctgaacaaggcagttaacccactgttcctaggcagtcttTGAAAATAAGATAAGAATACGTTtgctgacatccaggacctctatactaggcgctgtcagaggaaggcccaaaatatTGTCAACAACTCCAGTCACCCCAGCAAGgcagcggtaccggagcgccaagtctaggaccaaaaggctccttaacagcttctacccccaagccataagactgctgaacaattcatcaaatggccaccaggactatttacattgtccCCCTACATTTCCTGAActccattgttggttaagggcttgtcagtaagcctTTCACGGTaagggctacacctgttgtatttggcacatgtgacaaatacaatttgatttgtagtGTATATTGCAGCTATTGCATACTGGGTTGCATGCCTTTAGTCTAACACGACAAATAAAATCACAATCTTACATTCTTAAGGTCTTGTACTACAATCAGTGAGTGGTGACCCTTTGAGTGACATTTGGACAGAAAACCCTGTCATAAACAGTTGGTTGTTTTGGTAAAAAGGGTGGTTCCTCTTTCCTCTGAGAAAGAGAAGTAGACAAACGTCCATAACACACGAGGAGTTGAATAAAATCTGTGTGTGGGTCCCATAACTGTCATCACTCTTCGAGAGCAGCAAACATTAGTCCTAAATGGAAACAGTAGTCCTAAATGGAAACAGTAGTCCTAAATGGAAACAGTAGTCTTAAATGGAAACAGTAGTCCTAAATGGAAACAGTAGTCCTAAATGGAAACAGTAGTCCTAAATGGAAACAGTAGTCCTAAATGGAAACAGTAGTCCTAAATGGACCTTTCATTCTGTCTTTGTCTGGATCCTCTTCTCTTACCAGACTTGCAGTTTGACTTTCTTTCCCTCCACGTCTATCGTCTTTACTTTAAAGTCGATGCCTGAAGAAAGGATgggaggatgacagagagaggggagggaggaggtcgacaggaagggagggaagacaatGAGTTAAATTCCCACACACATTGCAGCAAATATAGGTCATGCCAATTAAACCATTTTGACATGCATGGAGGGTGAGACAGGCATTCTCAATTCATCAAACTTTCACTGGGATAGTGATAGTCTGTCTAGCTCTGCCCCATTCTACCGTGTTGtaccataatcacacacacacacacacacacacacacacagtctctgggTTTGTTATTGTCTGGGTTTCCTGCAGgacagggacggagagagaggacagagaagatggGCGTCTTAAACTGTGAATTCCAAGGGAGGACTACCATTTTTCTGATAATGAGAGACTGAAAAGAGATAGGAGAGATAGGAGGAATGGGGGTGGGTGGACCCTCTGGGTaaagtgagggaggggagagggggatatggagaaGATATAGAAACAGCAGTACAGCAACAATGTAGGTGAACTACAATAGGGATATCAGATTGAGATATAGGAAGACAGCGATAGAGACGTGTAGAGACATGAACACAGCAGAACTGGAAACGTGAGATAACTGCGTGGTGAAAGTGATAAGAACGTGGCATTATATGTTGCTGACATAATGGTGCCTATATCAGCAATGACAAATTTAAAGGGTTGCTGAATATTTTGGGGCCGATTAGGCTATAACCGATTAAATGAGATTTCATAGAGCTAGGCTACATACCGATAGTTGATATGTAGGTTGAGTTGAAGTTGTCCTCAGCAAATCGAATAATCAGACATGTTTTCCCCACTCCACTATCTCCGATGAGTAATAATTTGAAAAGGAAGTCGTACTTCTTCGCCATAATGTCTTTCAAAATGTTGGTGAATTATCAGAAACTATGACACTTTACAAAACCAGTACACTTTCCAATGTTCTTCATACACTTATTTGTAACGTTTAAGAAATGCCTTAAAACGTATTGATCAACATACACGAAGGTCAAAATTACACTCTCATTTCTCCTGGGGAGTTTCTGCTTTTCTTTAGCATAAAATCCGCTTGTTTTCCCTTTCCCTTGAAAACTGTCACCGGTAAATACGGTTCTCCCCCAATGTCTCTTTTGGTCCGAGAAAAATAAAACAGAACGCCACAAGTTAAAAACGAACGTTGGAACAAACGCTTCTGCACTTCAATTGGCTATACAATTCTACAGCGCCGCaaagctttgttaaaatccattTATCAAGCCAAAATGTCAAGTTATTTTCTTCCAAAGGCCGATTAACATACACCCATTCCACACAGACAGGGCTACGTTTTCGCCCCAAAACTTTCTCCTGCCGAAGTTCACGTAGGATTACGTATAGAGGGAGAGGTTCGGTTATTACAGTGGACGGAACAGACTGAAATGGGACAGCAGGAATGGCCGATACTGCTTATAGACAGCAGAGGGCGCTCGACCATTTGAATAAAGTATTTTAGCTGTGTGAGAGACCCATGTACTGAAATAAATCACAATATCTCTGTATACGTGTATCCTTAGTACCATATTTCTTTTCGTCGATACAACAACGAGTAACAAACAGGATTTGACTGACAATTAAATGAAAAGATGAGGTGGATGAGAAATATAAAATTGAATTGTCTCTATTAAAAATTAAGTGGTCTCTCCCTCACACTGCGACCTGTGTGATTTGGAAGAAAGAGTTTACCTCACAAACATGGCCTCCTTTGCCTCGCCTCCTTGACACGTAATGGCGACAAAACACTTCCGGCCCCTGCTATCCAGCCCCGTTCATTTATTAACTATCAACTTCCGGTTGATCCTTCTTTTCGGCAACGGCTACAAACTCGCCAACATGCCAGTAAGTGCGCACACAGGCAATATAACCCTTGCTTCAGCTTGGGAATTTTGTTTGAGCGGGACATGACCACATCCATCGATGTATTAGAACTTTGCAAATATTCCGATTTATTTTTATTCGGGATTATTCAAGCAATGGTTAGCTCGTACAATCTTAAACTGCGTGCCAGGCGCGTGCTATGGTCTGCTGAATTGACGCAATATGGCGGCGTACATGCACTAGAAAGCATGGACTGAcatgtaactagctagctaactagtttTATGTTTTATTGTTTCTAAGCATTTGACAGCGGTTGTACACGATGCAGTTTGACTAGATATGTTCATCCCTTGACCTATGTTTGATAGTGGACGTACGCAGGCTTTAACTAAACAAGATAACGTTAAAAAGCGTAGGCTAGCCAGTACTGAAGTTACTAGCCAGGCGTTTACCCAACGAACATTTGTTCAATGTTTTTGATTATACTAACTTATGTACACGTCTCGTGTATAGACATGGGTTtaacttgttagctagctagatgatCAAATGGACTTTCCCATCTGCATTTTCTAAGATGGCCACCCTCTGGTTTCTCTTTCAGCTCGCAAAGGACCTGTTGCACCCAAcctcagaggaggagaagaggagtcaCAAGAAGAAGCGTCTTGTACAGAGCCCTAACTCATATTTTATGGATGTCAAATGTCCAGGTTAGTGTGTCTCCCTGTAGCTGAGCTAGAAGTGATTCCACGGCTCAGCTCACACCAAGCgcagccgtcattgtaaataagaatgtgttcttaactgactttactTTATTTAAAAAACGACGTTAACTAAACTGACCATGGTTTAGTATCTAGGGATGTGGGACCATATTCAACTGACAGGTCATTGGTTTGCCTGTCTTCAGTAAAACTGGTCAGTCCACCAAAGGGAGAGTTTGCATGGCCAATGGAAACTCGATGTGATCCAGTGTGGCtcggttggtagagcatggtgctttcaacgccagggttgtgggtttgattcccacaggggaaCAGTACGTGCTCTTCTGTTAGTTGCcaactaaatgacttaaatgtaaatctaGTCTGGTGGTTATTACTGAGACTGATTTGTTTCTAGAGGGATGTGTAGCGACTTGCCTTTGTGTTGCCCATTCATTGTCTCCAGAGTGAATGAGGTGTCAACCAAGGCATACAGTAACCTTGTGGTTGTCTTTTTTTGGAAAGGAGTCTCCACTGATTCCTTTCAATAACCACAACTGCAAGAACACAACAGTAATTATAACataaattgtgtgtgtgatttgttGGGACTGAAAACACGAGTAGGTCTCGTTCAGGACATTGAGGTGAATGTTAATTTGTGTCTGAACTGTTCTCTCTACAGGATGCTATAAGATCACGACAGTGTTCAGTCACGCCCAGACGGTCGTCCTGTGTGTCGGATGCTCCACAGTCCTGTGTCAACCTACAGGGGGTAAAGCACGCCTCACAGAAGGTACTATATTACACACACCCAGCCTTCCACACAGTGTCCAGGATGGAAAAATACTGTTGGACATAATTGATGCCTTTATGTGTTGCCCATTCATTGTCTCCAGAGTGAATGAGGTGTCAACCAAGGCATACAGTAACCT
Proteins encoded:
- the LOC115126802 gene encoding small ribosomal subunit protein eS27-like isoform X1, whose product is MATKHFRPLLSSPVHLLTINFRLILLFGNGYKLANMPLAKDLLHPTSEEEKRSHKKKRLVQSPNSYFMDVKCPGCYKITTVFSHAQTVVLCVGCSTVLCQPTGGKARLTEGCSFRRKQH
- the LOC115126802 gene encoding small ribosomal subunit protein eS27-like isoform X2 yields the protein MATKHFRPLLSSPVHLLTINFRLILLFGNGYKLANMPLAKDLLHPTSEEEKRSHKKKRLVQSPNSYFMDVKCPGCYKITTVFSHAQTVVLCVGCSTVLCQPTGGKARLTEDDVPHRGV